One window of Watersipora subatra chromosome 3, tzWatSuba1.1, whole genome shotgun sequence genomic DNA carries:
- the LOC137390075 gene encoding serine-rich adhesin for platelets-like isoform X1, which yields MPASRQQRVVATAVCIALGGTALLTWAFSIFTEEKSKRRPSNAPSSLPQATGSPRPDTPGASDRSAADKESVASLAAEQLAGQGQEGPALVIENTSAVESGKGTGTQSHPWYNRSNEQSPPTTAANRSASPLGSNETPPQQSADFFKNSPKFDEKYNSSLSKTPIADAVSEEHIGVVERKRSSSPRLVEQRISQLDTKVTTYEERQPVTQQISSEAGENVKESIPASVSCKSLEKAVMYAPKHEARSRTGVPARQGARFVPRISSVRTRVSSSGVDNSIAELKGAPREVMHLESGDDSQEFTYNRSTSFLSENEKGQSKTPPLSNRKNLQKREGEQPSSLDASDHYSSLAASDNMHISKEESTTASQQKLITAASSTESGSQPVGQVEDKIDLRDRTQPPQGFSQTGDDAFDINDNVCAGVRTTSIELLPESMNADEVQEPIGSTAVAASSQYHTEIHLQSPMQKELTPASSHESCSSSPGSHSIERSEMNFQIGVDKVVSSSPESGSPRHISHSPLSKSQLSVNSLSDTQSIGSIERSEYYSPPKLERELLPEVSGSLPQSFKSLQRSEVNFQLSGQKSKNMLNDDGIGDATEKPEPDNLNVATAKPSMPTAELNEESEMNDKMRRPGSKSVNSVEKNGAVGEQEKSNVTLESSAKDVNDPHKITQDPNLTQELSIHTSSPRLDKSAQLHTEDVHPECQEQSFASKDPIKQAIMSNTNSISDVATLNEKTHTGDGPEVAGTQSTVAPPKSAGLLDKHASDEEVGPTTATTSAMRDKDLSHESTTAASSTLEPRKATEPSSTDAQKSAPLDAKDDPNLPTSRFTPLGSTRSESLPPSIENMATEVKIFENTPTESKQIDGSLDKSGLGCDKMPEEEVISPRLTPEKTSLLEREPHFKMEKEKLSPDCSGLSKDQKELRDDCSSTSSEGPEYSRRQLTETEEVIETSVEETVTMVITGVVSNPEGENEEILSMQDAVNQGLLDLENGLYHNRTTGEKMSMIEAMNAGYIKMGPKKVETSEEKVKSVGIITIKTMRETMPYTVKAAKDTRNNQMYHIFQATRRKILDSEKGTFTDLQTGSKMLMGDAIDLGLVEVDYDTSAAETFQEEITKTYSVHAVVDQQERARVAFHEAVSRGLIDPDTGEYVHNVTNARVSVEEAISRGFIKATLASSAEDISVDGMGSRVAEQGVDAIRKKVLTPLHALQQMKQ from the exons ATGCCTGCTAGCAGACAACAGAGGGTTGTAGCTACAGCAGTGTGTATTGCCTTGGGAGGCACTGCTCTTCTTACATGGGCTTTCTCCATCTTTACAGAAGAGAAATCTAAACGACGCCCTAGCAATGCTCCCTCATCACTCCCTCAAGCGACTGGAAGTCCTCGCCCGGACACTCCTGGGGCTAGCGACAGAAGTGCTGCTGATAAAGAGAGTGTGGCGAGTTTAGCTGCGGAGCAACTAGCGGGTCAAGGACAGGAGGGACCAGCGTTGGTGATCGAAAATACATCCGCCGTCGAATCAGGCAAAGGAACTGGCACTCAGTCTCATCCTTGGTACAATCGCTCCAATGAACAATCTCCGCCGACCACCGCTGCCAACCGTTCAGCCTCACCACTTGGCTCTAATGAAACTCCACCACAACAATCTGCTGACTTCTTTAAAAACTCTCCTAAATTTGATGAGAAATACAACTCATCACTGAGTAAAACGCCGATAGCCGATGCAGTCTCAGAAGAGCATATCGGTGTTGTAGAAAGAAAACGTTCATCATCACCTAGGCTAGTAGAGCAGCGAATTTCACAGTTGGACACTAAGGTTACAACATACGAGGAAAGGCAGCCTGTCACGCAGCAGATCTCTTCTGAGGCAGGAGAAAATGTGAAGGAATCCATACCAGCAAGTGTAAGCTGCAAGTCATTAGAAAAGGCTGTTATGTATGCTCCAAAACATGAAGCCCGTAGCCGGACAG GTGTgccagcaaggcaaggagctAGATTTGTGCCCCGAATTAGTTCTGTGCGCACAAGAG TTTCTTCAAGCggagtagacaactccataGCAGAGCTTAAAGGAGCCCCAAGGGAGGTGATGCATCTAGAATCAGGCGATGACTCTCAGGAATTTACATACAATAGATCTACCTCCTTTCTTTCAGAGAATGAGAAAGGTCAAAGTAAAACTCCACCATTAA GTAACAGAAAGAATCTGCAAAAAAGAGAAGGTGAGCAGCCTAGCTCTTTGGATGCTTCAGACCATTATAGCTCTTTAGCAGCATCTGACAATATGCATATATCCAAAGAAGAGAGCACAACTGCTTCTCAGCAAAAATTGATCACTg CCGCTAGTAGTACAGAAAGCGGATCTCAACCAGTTGGCCAAGTAGAAGACAAAATTGACCTTCGTGATCGGACACAGCCACCCCAAGGGTTTTCACAAACCGGAGATGATGCGTTTGATATCAATGACAATGTTTGTGCAGGAGTCAGGACAACATCAATTGAGCTGTTACCAGAAAGCATGAATGCTGATGAAGTCCAAGAACCAATTGGTTCAACTGCTGTTGCAGCAAGTTCACAATATCATACTGAAATTCATTTGCAGTCACCCATGCAAAAGGAACTCACGCCTGCTTCGTCACACGAATCCTGTAGTTCTTCACCCGGTTCTCATTCTATTGAGCGCTCTGAGATGAATTTTCAAATTGGTGTTGACAAAGTAGTTAGTTCTAGTCCGGAGTCGGGTTCACCACGGCATATCAGTCATTCACCTTTGTCTAAGTCTCAACTATCTGTGAATTCGTTGAGCGACACGCAGTCTATTGGTTCTATTGAAAGATCTGAATACTATTCTCCTCCCAAGTTAGAGCGTGAACTTCTTCCTGAGGTGTCCGGCTCATTGCCACAAAGTTTCAAATCTCTTCAACGTTCTGAAGTTAATTTTCAATTATCTGGCCAGAAATCTAAAAACATGCTGAATGATGACGGAATTGGAGATGCTACAGAAAAGCCAGAACCAGATAATTTAAACGTAGCTACTGCCAAACCTAGCATGCCGACAGCAGAGTTAAATGAGGAGAGTGAAATGAATGATAAGATGAGGAGACCTGGTTCAAAGTCCGTGAACTCGGTAGAGAAGAACGGAGCCGTTGGTGAACAAGAAAAATCTAATGTAACTTTGGAAAGTTCGGCCAAGGATGTCAATGATCCACATAAAATAACACAAGACCCCAACCTAACTCAAGAGCTTTCGATCCACACATCAAGTCCGAGACTTGACAAGAGCGCACAACTGCATACGGAAGACGTGCACCCTGAATGTCAGGAGCAGAGTTTTGCATCTAAAGATCCTATTAAACAAGCAATAATGTCAAACACAAACTCGATTTCTGATGTCGCTACTCTGAATGAAAAAACTCATACCGGAGATGGCCCAGAAGTAGCCGGGACGCAGTCCACAGTGGCTCCACCAAAATCAGCTGGCCTGCTTGACAAACATGCATCAGATGAAGAAGTAGGACCAACCACAGCAACAACATCTGCGATGAGAGATAAAGACCTTAGCCATGAGAGCACCACTGCTGCAAGTTCAACTCTTGAACCACGAAAAGCCACAGAACCTTCTTCTACTGATGCACAAAAGTCTGCTCCTCTAGATGCGAAGGATGACCCCAATCTACCGACAAGCAGATTCACACCGTTAGGTAGTACTCGGTCAGAGTCACTTCCACCTTCAATTGAAAATATGGCAACAGAAGTGAAAATTTTCGAAAATACTCCTACAGAGTCAAAACAGATAGATGGTTCGTTAGATAAAAGTGGTTTAGGGTGTGACAAAATGCCAGAAGAGGAAGTTATTAGTCCAAGACTCACTCCTGAGAAAACTTCCTTGCTTGAGCGTGAGCCACATTTCaagatggaaaaagaaaagctTTCACCTGATTGTTCAGGCTTATCAAAAGACCAAAAAGAATTAAGAGATGACTGTTCAAGTACATCAAGTGAAGGCCCAGAATATTCTAGAAGACAATTGACTGAAACAGAAGAAGTGATAGAAACATCT GTAGAAGAGACTGTCACCATGGTTATTACTGGAGTTGTCAGTAATCCTGAAGGAGAAAACGAAGAAATACTTTCAATGCAGGATGCTGTCAATCAAGGATTGCTAGATCTAGAGAATGGATTGTATCATAATCGTACAACTGGAGAAAAGATGTCTATGATAGAAGCAATGAATGCAGGCTATATCAAG ATGGGACCGAAGAAAGTGGAAACGTCAGAAGAAAAAGTCAAGTCTGTTGGAATTATCACGATAAAAACTATGCGAGAGACGATGCCCTATACAGTTAAAG CTGCCAAAGACACTCGAAACAACCAGATGTACCACATCTTTCAAGCTACTAGAAGAAAGATTCTTGATTCCGAGAAGGGCACCTTTACTGATCTGCAGACAGGATCAAAGATGCTAATGGGAGATGCCATTGATCTCGGTCTTGTAGAGGTAGACTATGACACATCTGCCGCAG AGACATTTCAAGAAGAGATAACTAAAACGTACTCAGTTCATGCTGTGGTTGACCAACAAGAGAGGGCGAGAGTTGCCTTTCACGAAGCCGTTTCTCGTGGGCTCATAGATCCTGACACAGGCGAATATGTTCATAACGTCACAAATGCTCGAGTCTCGGTGGAAGAGGCTATCAGCAGAG GATTTATCAAGGCCACACTCGCCAGCAGCGCAGAAGATATATCAGTGGATGGAATGGGAAGCAGAGTGGCCGAGCAAGGGGTAGACGCTATTCGCAAGAAGGTTCTGACACCTCTCCACGCTTTGCAACAAATGAAACAGTAA
- the LOC137390075 gene encoding serine-rich adhesin for platelets-like isoform X2, giving the protein MPASRQQRVVATAVCIALGGTALLTWAFSIFTEEKSKRRPSNAPSSLPQATGSPRPDTPGASDRSAADKESVASLAAEQLAGQGQEGPALVIENTSAVESGKGTGTQSHPWYNRSNEQSPPTTAANRSASPLGSNETPPQQSADFFKNSPKFDEKYNSSLSKTPIADAVSEEHIGVVERKRSSSPRLVEQRISQLDTKVTTYEERQPVTQQISSEAGENVKESIPASVSCKSLEKAVMYAPKHEARSRTVSSSGVDNSIAELKGAPREVMHLESGDDSQEFTYNRSTSFLSENEKGQSKTPPLSNRKNLQKREGEQPSSLDASDHYSSLAASDNMHISKEESTTASQQKLITAASSTESGSQPVGQVEDKIDLRDRTQPPQGFSQTGDDAFDINDNVCAGVRTTSIELLPESMNADEVQEPIGSTAVAASSQYHTEIHLQSPMQKELTPASSHESCSSSPGSHSIERSEMNFQIGVDKVVSSSPESGSPRHISHSPLSKSQLSVNSLSDTQSIGSIERSEYYSPPKLERELLPEVSGSLPQSFKSLQRSEVNFQLSGQKSKNMLNDDGIGDATEKPEPDNLNVATAKPSMPTAELNEESEMNDKMRRPGSKSVNSVEKNGAVGEQEKSNVTLESSAKDVNDPHKITQDPNLTQELSIHTSSPRLDKSAQLHTEDVHPECQEQSFASKDPIKQAIMSNTNSISDVATLNEKTHTGDGPEVAGTQSTVAPPKSAGLLDKHASDEEVGPTTATTSAMRDKDLSHESTTAASSTLEPRKATEPSSTDAQKSAPLDAKDDPNLPTSRFTPLGSTRSESLPPSIENMATEVKIFENTPTESKQIDGSLDKSGLGCDKMPEEEVISPRLTPEKTSLLEREPHFKMEKEKLSPDCSGLSKDQKELRDDCSSTSSEGPEYSRRQLTETEEVIETSVEETVTMVITGVVSNPEGENEEILSMQDAVNQGLLDLENGLYHNRTTGEKMSMIEAMNAGYIKMGPKKVETSEEKVKSVGIITIKTMRETMPYTVKAAKDTRNNQMYHIFQATRRKILDSEKGTFTDLQTGSKMLMGDAIDLGLVEVDYDTSAAETFQEEITKTYSVHAVVDQQERARVAFHEAVSRGLIDPDTGEYVHNVTNARVSVEEAISRGFIKATLASSAEDISVDGMGSRVAEQGVDAIRKKVLTPLHALQQMKQ; this is encoded by the exons ATGCCTGCTAGCAGACAACAGAGGGTTGTAGCTACAGCAGTGTGTATTGCCTTGGGAGGCACTGCTCTTCTTACATGGGCTTTCTCCATCTTTACAGAAGAGAAATCTAAACGACGCCCTAGCAATGCTCCCTCATCACTCCCTCAAGCGACTGGAAGTCCTCGCCCGGACACTCCTGGGGCTAGCGACAGAAGTGCTGCTGATAAAGAGAGTGTGGCGAGTTTAGCTGCGGAGCAACTAGCGGGTCAAGGACAGGAGGGACCAGCGTTGGTGATCGAAAATACATCCGCCGTCGAATCAGGCAAAGGAACTGGCACTCAGTCTCATCCTTGGTACAATCGCTCCAATGAACAATCTCCGCCGACCACCGCTGCCAACCGTTCAGCCTCACCACTTGGCTCTAATGAAACTCCACCACAACAATCTGCTGACTTCTTTAAAAACTCTCCTAAATTTGATGAGAAATACAACTCATCACTGAGTAAAACGCCGATAGCCGATGCAGTCTCAGAAGAGCATATCGGTGTTGTAGAAAGAAAACGTTCATCATCACCTAGGCTAGTAGAGCAGCGAATTTCACAGTTGGACACTAAGGTTACAACATACGAGGAAAGGCAGCCTGTCACGCAGCAGATCTCTTCTGAGGCAGGAGAAAATGTGAAGGAATCCATACCAGCAAGTGTAAGCTGCAAGTCATTAGAAAAGGCTGTTATGTATGCTCCAAAACATGAAGCCCGTAGCCGGACAG TTTCTTCAAGCggagtagacaactccataGCAGAGCTTAAAGGAGCCCCAAGGGAGGTGATGCATCTAGAATCAGGCGATGACTCTCAGGAATTTACATACAATAGATCTACCTCCTTTCTTTCAGAGAATGAGAAAGGTCAAAGTAAAACTCCACCATTAA GTAACAGAAAGAATCTGCAAAAAAGAGAAGGTGAGCAGCCTAGCTCTTTGGATGCTTCAGACCATTATAGCTCTTTAGCAGCATCTGACAATATGCATATATCCAAAGAAGAGAGCACAACTGCTTCTCAGCAAAAATTGATCACTg CCGCTAGTAGTACAGAAAGCGGATCTCAACCAGTTGGCCAAGTAGAAGACAAAATTGACCTTCGTGATCGGACACAGCCACCCCAAGGGTTTTCACAAACCGGAGATGATGCGTTTGATATCAATGACAATGTTTGTGCAGGAGTCAGGACAACATCAATTGAGCTGTTACCAGAAAGCATGAATGCTGATGAAGTCCAAGAACCAATTGGTTCAACTGCTGTTGCAGCAAGTTCACAATATCATACTGAAATTCATTTGCAGTCACCCATGCAAAAGGAACTCACGCCTGCTTCGTCACACGAATCCTGTAGTTCTTCACCCGGTTCTCATTCTATTGAGCGCTCTGAGATGAATTTTCAAATTGGTGTTGACAAAGTAGTTAGTTCTAGTCCGGAGTCGGGTTCACCACGGCATATCAGTCATTCACCTTTGTCTAAGTCTCAACTATCTGTGAATTCGTTGAGCGACACGCAGTCTATTGGTTCTATTGAAAGATCTGAATACTATTCTCCTCCCAAGTTAGAGCGTGAACTTCTTCCTGAGGTGTCCGGCTCATTGCCACAAAGTTTCAAATCTCTTCAACGTTCTGAAGTTAATTTTCAATTATCTGGCCAGAAATCTAAAAACATGCTGAATGATGACGGAATTGGAGATGCTACAGAAAAGCCAGAACCAGATAATTTAAACGTAGCTACTGCCAAACCTAGCATGCCGACAGCAGAGTTAAATGAGGAGAGTGAAATGAATGATAAGATGAGGAGACCTGGTTCAAAGTCCGTGAACTCGGTAGAGAAGAACGGAGCCGTTGGTGAACAAGAAAAATCTAATGTAACTTTGGAAAGTTCGGCCAAGGATGTCAATGATCCACATAAAATAACACAAGACCCCAACCTAACTCAAGAGCTTTCGATCCACACATCAAGTCCGAGACTTGACAAGAGCGCACAACTGCATACGGAAGACGTGCACCCTGAATGTCAGGAGCAGAGTTTTGCATCTAAAGATCCTATTAAACAAGCAATAATGTCAAACACAAACTCGATTTCTGATGTCGCTACTCTGAATGAAAAAACTCATACCGGAGATGGCCCAGAAGTAGCCGGGACGCAGTCCACAGTGGCTCCACCAAAATCAGCTGGCCTGCTTGACAAACATGCATCAGATGAAGAAGTAGGACCAACCACAGCAACAACATCTGCGATGAGAGATAAAGACCTTAGCCATGAGAGCACCACTGCTGCAAGTTCAACTCTTGAACCACGAAAAGCCACAGAACCTTCTTCTACTGATGCACAAAAGTCTGCTCCTCTAGATGCGAAGGATGACCCCAATCTACCGACAAGCAGATTCACACCGTTAGGTAGTACTCGGTCAGAGTCACTTCCACCTTCAATTGAAAATATGGCAACAGAAGTGAAAATTTTCGAAAATACTCCTACAGAGTCAAAACAGATAGATGGTTCGTTAGATAAAAGTGGTTTAGGGTGTGACAAAATGCCAGAAGAGGAAGTTATTAGTCCAAGACTCACTCCTGAGAAAACTTCCTTGCTTGAGCGTGAGCCACATTTCaagatggaaaaagaaaagctTTCACCTGATTGTTCAGGCTTATCAAAAGACCAAAAAGAATTAAGAGATGACTGTTCAAGTACATCAAGTGAAGGCCCAGAATATTCTAGAAGACAATTGACTGAAACAGAAGAAGTGATAGAAACATCT GTAGAAGAGACTGTCACCATGGTTATTACTGGAGTTGTCAGTAATCCTGAAGGAGAAAACGAAGAAATACTTTCAATGCAGGATGCTGTCAATCAAGGATTGCTAGATCTAGAGAATGGATTGTATCATAATCGTACAACTGGAGAAAAGATGTCTATGATAGAAGCAATGAATGCAGGCTATATCAAG ATGGGACCGAAGAAAGTGGAAACGTCAGAAGAAAAAGTCAAGTCTGTTGGAATTATCACGATAAAAACTATGCGAGAGACGATGCCCTATACAGTTAAAG CTGCCAAAGACACTCGAAACAACCAGATGTACCACATCTTTCAAGCTACTAGAAGAAAGATTCTTGATTCCGAGAAGGGCACCTTTACTGATCTGCAGACAGGATCAAAGATGCTAATGGGAGATGCCATTGATCTCGGTCTTGTAGAGGTAGACTATGACACATCTGCCGCAG AGACATTTCAAGAAGAGATAACTAAAACGTACTCAGTTCATGCTGTGGTTGACCAACAAGAGAGGGCGAGAGTTGCCTTTCACGAAGCCGTTTCTCGTGGGCTCATAGATCCTGACACAGGCGAATATGTTCATAACGTCACAAATGCTCGAGTCTCGGTGGAAGAGGCTATCAGCAGAG GATTTATCAAGGCCACACTCGCCAGCAGCGCAGAAGATATATCAGTGGATGGAATGGGAAGCAGAGTGGCCGAGCAAGGGGTAGACGCTATTCGCAAGAAGGTTCTGACACCTCTCCACGCTTTGCAACAAATGAAACAGTAA
- the LOC137390075 gene encoding serine-rich adhesin for platelets-like isoform X3: MPASRQQRVVATAVCIALGGTALLTWAFSIFTEEKSKRRPSNAPSSLPQATGSPRPDTPGASDRSAADKESVASLAAEQLAGQGQEGPALVIENTSAVESGKGTGTQSHPWYNRSNEQSPPTTAANRSASPLGSNETPPQQSADFFKNSPKFDEKYNSSLSKTPIADAVSEEHIGVVERKRSSSPRLVEQRISQLDTKVTTYEERQPVTQQISSEAGENVKESIPASVSCKSLEKAVMYAPKHEARSRTGVPARQGARFVPRISSVRTRVSSSGVDNSIAELKGAPREVMHLESGDDSQEFTYNRSTSFLSENEKGQSKTPPLSNRKNLQKREGEQPSSLDASDHYSSLAASDNMHISKEESTTASQQKLITAASSTESGSQPVGQVEDKIDLRDRTQPPQGFSQTGDDAFDINDNVCAGVRTTSIELLPESMNADEVQEPIGSTAVAASSQYHTEIHLQSPMQKELTPASSHESCSSSPGSHSIERSEMNFQIGVDKVVSSSPESGSPRHISHSPLSKSQLSVNSLSDTQSIGSIERSEYYSPPKLERELLPEVSGSLPQSFKSLQRSEVNFQLSGQKSKNMLNDDGIGDATEKPEPDNLNVATAKPSMPTAELNEESEMNDKMRRPGSKSVNSVEKNGAVGEQEKSNVTLESSAKDVNDPHKITQDPNLTQELSIHTSSPRLDKSAQLHTEDVHPECQEQSFASKDPIKQAIMSNTNSISDVATLNEKTHTGDGPEVAGTQSTVAPPKSAGLLDKHASDEEVGPTTATTSAMRDKDLSHESTTAASSTLEPRKATEPSSTDAQKSAPLDAKDDPNLPTSRFTPLGSTRSESLPPSIENMATEVKIFENTPTESKQIDGSLDKSGLGCDKMPEEEVISPRLTPEKTSLLEREPHFKMEKEKLSPDCSGLSKDQKELRDDCSSTSSEGPEYSRRQLTETEEVIETSVEETVTMVITGVVSNPEGENEEILSMQDAVNQGLLDLENGLYHNRTTGEKMSMIEAMNAGYIKRIISTASQ; encoded by the exons ATGCCTGCTAGCAGACAACAGAGGGTTGTAGCTACAGCAGTGTGTATTGCCTTGGGAGGCACTGCTCTTCTTACATGGGCTTTCTCCATCTTTACAGAAGAGAAATCTAAACGACGCCCTAGCAATGCTCCCTCATCACTCCCTCAAGCGACTGGAAGTCCTCGCCCGGACACTCCTGGGGCTAGCGACAGAAGTGCTGCTGATAAAGAGAGTGTGGCGAGTTTAGCTGCGGAGCAACTAGCGGGTCAAGGACAGGAGGGACCAGCGTTGGTGATCGAAAATACATCCGCCGTCGAATCAGGCAAAGGAACTGGCACTCAGTCTCATCCTTGGTACAATCGCTCCAATGAACAATCTCCGCCGACCACCGCTGCCAACCGTTCAGCCTCACCACTTGGCTCTAATGAAACTCCACCACAACAATCTGCTGACTTCTTTAAAAACTCTCCTAAATTTGATGAGAAATACAACTCATCACTGAGTAAAACGCCGATAGCCGATGCAGTCTCAGAAGAGCATATCGGTGTTGTAGAAAGAAAACGTTCATCATCACCTAGGCTAGTAGAGCAGCGAATTTCACAGTTGGACACTAAGGTTACAACATACGAGGAAAGGCAGCCTGTCACGCAGCAGATCTCTTCTGAGGCAGGAGAAAATGTGAAGGAATCCATACCAGCAAGTGTAAGCTGCAAGTCATTAGAAAAGGCTGTTATGTATGCTCCAAAACATGAAGCCCGTAGCCGGACAG GTGTgccagcaaggcaaggagctAGATTTGTGCCCCGAATTAGTTCTGTGCGCACAAGAG TTTCTTCAAGCggagtagacaactccataGCAGAGCTTAAAGGAGCCCCAAGGGAGGTGATGCATCTAGAATCAGGCGATGACTCTCAGGAATTTACATACAATAGATCTACCTCCTTTCTTTCAGAGAATGAGAAAGGTCAAAGTAAAACTCCACCATTAA GTAACAGAAAGAATCTGCAAAAAAGAGAAGGTGAGCAGCCTAGCTCTTTGGATGCTTCAGACCATTATAGCTCTTTAGCAGCATCTGACAATATGCATATATCCAAAGAAGAGAGCACAACTGCTTCTCAGCAAAAATTGATCACTg CCGCTAGTAGTACAGAAAGCGGATCTCAACCAGTTGGCCAAGTAGAAGACAAAATTGACCTTCGTGATCGGACACAGCCACCCCAAGGGTTTTCACAAACCGGAGATGATGCGTTTGATATCAATGACAATGTTTGTGCAGGAGTCAGGACAACATCAATTGAGCTGTTACCAGAAAGCATGAATGCTGATGAAGTCCAAGAACCAATTGGTTCAACTGCTGTTGCAGCAAGTTCACAATATCATACTGAAATTCATTTGCAGTCACCCATGCAAAAGGAACTCACGCCTGCTTCGTCACACGAATCCTGTAGTTCTTCACCCGGTTCTCATTCTATTGAGCGCTCTGAGATGAATTTTCAAATTGGTGTTGACAAAGTAGTTAGTTCTAGTCCGGAGTCGGGTTCACCACGGCATATCAGTCATTCACCTTTGTCTAAGTCTCAACTATCTGTGAATTCGTTGAGCGACACGCAGTCTATTGGTTCTATTGAAAGATCTGAATACTATTCTCCTCCCAAGTTAGAGCGTGAACTTCTTCCTGAGGTGTCCGGCTCATTGCCACAAAGTTTCAAATCTCTTCAACGTTCTGAAGTTAATTTTCAATTATCTGGCCAGAAATCTAAAAACATGCTGAATGATGACGGAATTGGAGATGCTACAGAAAAGCCAGAACCAGATAATTTAAACGTAGCTACTGCCAAACCTAGCATGCCGACAGCAGAGTTAAATGAGGAGAGTGAAATGAATGATAAGATGAGGAGACCTGGTTCAAAGTCCGTGAACTCGGTAGAGAAGAACGGAGCCGTTGGTGAACAAGAAAAATCTAATGTAACTTTGGAAAGTTCGGCCAAGGATGTCAATGATCCACATAAAATAACACAAGACCCCAACCTAACTCAAGAGCTTTCGATCCACACATCAAGTCCGAGACTTGACAAGAGCGCACAACTGCATACGGAAGACGTGCACCCTGAATGTCAGGAGCAGAGTTTTGCATCTAAAGATCCTATTAAACAAGCAATAATGTCAAACACAAACTCGATTTCTGATGTCGCTACTCTGAATGAAAAAACTCATACCGGAGATGGCCCAGAAGTAGCCGGGACGCAGTCCACAGTGGCTCCACCAAAATCAGCTGGCCTGCTTGACAAACATGCATCAGATGAAGAAGTAGGACCAACCACAGCAACAACATCTGCGATGAGAGATAAAGACCTTAGCCATGAGAGCACCACTGCTGCAAGTTCAACTCTTGAACCACGAAAAGCCACAGAACCTTCTTCTACTGATGCACAAAAGTCTGCTCCTCTAGATGCGAAGGATGACCCCAATCTACCGACAAGCAGATTCACACCGTTAGGTAGTACTCGGTCAGAGTCACTTCCACCTTCAATTGAAAATATGGCAACAGAAGTGAAAATTTTCGAAAATACTCCTACAGAGTCAAAACAGATAGATGGTTCGTTAGATAAAAGTGGTTTAGGGTGTGACAAAATGCCAGAAGAGGAAGTTATTAGTCCAAGACTCACTCCTGAGAAAACTTCCTTGCTTGAGCGTGAGCCACATTTCaagatggaaaaagaaaagctTTCACCTGATTGTTCAGGCTTATCAAAAGACCAAAAAGAATTAAGAGATGACTGTTCAAGTACATCAAGTGAAGGCCCAGAATATTCTAGAAGACAATTGACTGAAACAGAAGAAGTGATAGAAACATCT GTAGAAGAGACTGTCACCATGGTTATTACTGGAGTTGTCAGTAATCCTGAAGGAGAAAACGAAGAAATACTTTCAATGCAGGATGCTGTCAATCAAGGATTGCTAGATCTAGAGAATGGATTGTATCATAATCGTACAACTGGAGAAAAGATGTCTATGATAGAAGCAATGAATGCAGGCTATATCAAG AGGATCATCTCAACAGCGAGCCAGTGA